One region of Lytechinus pictus isolate F3 Inbred chromosome 8, Lp3.0, whole genome shotgun sequence genomic DNA includes:
- the LOC129267461 gene encoding uncharacterized protein LOC129267461: MLNYSAATMFSPNKIRFIFIVVIVMCSISESFWLHTEKSLTAVRGGNISLPCNFSVSARAVYWYKHDFTGAPDDGTSLVARYYRGITEPVPGFERFSITNDYSLIIRNVTVQDETTYSCQVVGINTIDVETERGYTDLRVIALAEPLEPIIEIIEPCTFTAQGGCVYHVNRSTIGKDTSEDVILVSKLSNVRPLPNLTWIQSDGRLNKNATYQTQEKDGLFSISSQIQVSRSHLDHHYTCQAEGEAVNGTSSVVISFEDSVTHVSNDRVTTMVISVIIAIILLVVIMVIVVLSVGLTFYRSHGRWPWLTRDPERSKTNGLFMAVESNVDDDEPDQYRRESSRWCSCGNCPVMETDVECLCCRELKRCREIQTNGCIIDSNRFKFLCLDKPSLRVFLSLRSKDHQIPGYMENKSYRFAAFRIWSDYLHDYMGKGVRWPLPACVVTRVRQEFPNKTGVYAGFKFGKHGKVGKKSVSFVPNNPTMMNIGETTSI; this comes from the exons atGCTAAATTATTCTGCAGCCACCATGTTCTCACCAAACAAAATACGTTTCATCTTCATcgttgtcattgtcatgtgtAGCATTTCAGAAT CATTCTGGCTTCACACAGAGAAGTCTTTAACAGCGGTGCGAGGCGGAAACATCTCCCTACCCTGTAATTTCTCCGTTTCTGCACGTGCAGTCTACTGGTACAAACACGACTTCACTGGAGCACCAGACGATGGAACATCACTCGTAGCCCGATATTATAGGGGCATTACAGAACCTGTACCGGGCTTTGAGAGGTTCAGCATCACCAATGACTACAGTTTGATCATCAGAAATGTAACTGTTCAAGACGAGACAACCTACTCATGCCAAGTTGTTGGGATCAATACCATTGATGTTGAAACGGAAAGAGGCTATACGGACTTGAGAGTTATAG CCTTAGCAGAGCCCCTTGAACCAATCATCGAGATCATAGAGCCCTGTACTTTCACAGCGCAAGGGGGATGCGTCTACCATGTTAACAGGTCTACCATTGGCAAGGACACGTCGGAGGATGTAATACTTGTTTCTAAACTTTCAAATGTTCGACCTCTACCAAATCTTACTTGGATTCAAAGCGATGGAAgattaaataaaaatgcaactTACCAGACGCAGGAGAAAGATGGGCTGTTCAGCATTTCATCACAAATTCAG GTATCCAGGTCTCATCTTGATCACCACTATACCTGTCAAGCTGAAGGGGAAGCCGTGAATGGAACCTCATCagtggtcatttcttttgaggATTCTGTTACACATG TTTCTAATGATCGTGTGACCACTATGGTTATAAGCGTGATAATCGCGATAATTCTACTAGtggttatcatggttattgtaGTCCTGTCGGTAGGCCTGACCTTTTACCGAAGTCATGGCAGGTGGCCCTGGTTAACAAGAG ATCCCGAAAGAAGCAAGACGAATGGGTTATTCATGGCAGTCGAAagtaatgttgatgatgatgaacctGACCAATACAGGAGGGAGAGCAGTAGGTGGTGTTCGTGTGGTAACTGTCCTGTGATGGAGACTGATGTAGAATGCCTTTGTTGTCGTGAACTCAAGAGATGTCGGGAAATCCAGACCAATGGATGTATCATTGATTCTAACAGATTTAAATTCCTTTGTCTTGACAAACCATCTCTGCGTGTGTTTCTCTCTTTAAGGAGCAAAGACCATCAAATTCCCGGATATATGGAGAACAA ATCCTATCGGTTTGCCGCTTTCAGGATTTGGTCAGATTACTTGCACGATTACATGGGTAAAGGAGTTCGATGGCCTCTTCCAGCCTGCGTGGTGACACGAGTGCGGCAAGAGTTCCCCAATAAGACAGGCGTCTACGCTGGCTTCAAATTTGGGAAACATGGGAAAGTTGGAAAG AAATCCGTTTCCTTCGTCCCCAACAATCCAACAATGATGAATATTGGAGAGACAACATCAATATAG
- the LOC135154984 gene encoding histamine H3 receptor-like has product MDAETSTLAGSSTPGPEANKTVLSAFRIVLVCLFIPSTVITVLGNALVLAAYKRDERIRKRRTNTFILNLAIADLLVGITMIIYIPQYITDKWLFGRTFCIIVWAISYISTDMSVITVIAISVDRYLMVRNAMKYQLRQSRKRIVLIFIVVWFFCSLVHTSLAFIYSAWNDYNYLKYQTCNLEYRREKALFFSMFIFEFVLPVLTLFLLNLKVFIKIQKQKETIIELKGRRGEDTNANVVPGRDGKNDQEKTSGLPVMRVHRTPTPGGGHQKAAKLLTILLLVFILCWLPHYINECYVLIHGGEANNVATEAMTFILWANSAINPILYACANVHYRENFLYFLHIGKKRLYGNRRPMNVHV; this is encoded by the coding sequence ATGGATGCTGAAACGTCTACTTTGGCGGGATCGTCCACACCTGGACCTGAAGCAAATAAGACAGTGTTGTCTGCTTTTCGGATCGTCTTGGTGTGCTTGTTTATTCCTTCAACAGTTATAACTGTTCTTGGAAATGCGCTTGTTTTGGCTGCGTACAAACGTGATGAGAGAATACGAAAGAGGAGGACTAACACGTTCATTCTTAATCTAGCCATCGCCGATCTCCTCGTTGGCATAACTATGATTATTTACATCCCCCAGTACATCACGGATAAGTGGTTATTTGGAAGGACTTTCTGTATCATCGTATGGGCCATCAGTTACATCTCAACCGACATGTCCGTTATCACCGTCATCGCCATCAGCGTGGACCGGTACCTCATGGTGAGGAATGCAATGAAATACCAGCTTCGTCAGTCTCGGAAACGTATCGTCCTTATCTTCATCGTTGTCTGGTTCTTCTGCAGTCTCGTACATACCAGTCTTGCTTTCATCTATTCCGCGTGGAATGACTACAATTACCTCAAATATCAAACTTGTAATTTGGAATACCGTCGTGAAAAGGCTCTGTTTTTTTCGATGTTCATCTTTGAGTTTGTGTTGCCCGTCTTGACTCTGTTTCTATTAAACTTGaaagtttttattaaaatacagAAACAGAAGGAAACCATAATCGAGTTAAAAGGGCGCAGAGGTGAGGATACGAACGCTAACGTCGTCCCCGGACGGGATGGTAAGAATGATCAAGAGAAAACGTCTGGATTACCTGTAATGCGCGTCCATCGTACTCCAACACCGGGTGGGGGTCATCAAAAAGCCGCTAAACTTCTTACAATCCTCCTCCTAGTCTTCATCTTATGCTGGCTCCCCCACTACATCAACGAATGCTATGTCCTCATACATGGTGGTGAAGCTAACAACGTGGCGACGGAGGCGATGACTTTCATTCTATGGGCAAACTCCGCCATCAACCCCATATTGTATGCATGCGCTAATGTTCATTATAGGGAGAATTTCCTTTACTTCTTGCACATAGGAAAGAAAAGGCTTTATGGTAATCGAAGGCcgatgaatgtacatgtataa